A stretch of DNA from Tigriopus californicus strain San Diego chromosome 11, Tcal_SD_v2.1, whole genome shotgun sequence:
ACATCAGTTGACATTTCACAACCTCTCACGTTGGTTGCGCCGTGGGAGGCATGAAAAGGAGCGTGCAAAATGTgaaaagattttaaaattgcacaaaaaggTGCgaacatgcaaaaaaatgtaaaaatgccaagaaacaGATGttagaatgtcaaaaaggtcgttttaggccctttttgacctctttgttggtttttttctcttacaaAATGCGAGTCACATTGCATATATGCAGCACTCGGACAATGCCCACCTCTGGTTGACGCTTTCAATCAACTATTGCCTCTGAATATGCGTCCTTATGGCTAATCTGTGTTAATAAGATGATAAGAATAATCGCAAGTTGAAGAGCGGATTTGGATCGAAATATTAGCTCCACTTCGTGATCGTACTCATATTGACTAGCACACAGAAACATGTCAGTGGAATTGTTGCATTCACCTGGCTTCAAGATCGACAGAGGGAGTAAGAATTCATTCATCAGCTACTCTTCAATACATTACTTCTGGCAATTCATTAATTAGCCTCGAGTCCCATGTGAATTCTAGATTGTGACCCCAGGAAAAAAGAGGAGTGCAAGAAGCGCCATCCAGCATCATGTATTTACCGAAAAGTGGAATGTCCCGCCAGAAAGTGTTCAGATATTATGTTTGTTGAAGACGTTTGTAAACATTTGGAACATTTCCATTACAACTCTACCGTCTTCACAACCATTGACAGGTGAGAGAGAATTAGCTCAAAAGTGATGACTAAGCCATCTCGTATACATGTGCTATCTATCTTTAAGTGCCCGATTGTCTTGCCGGTTTCCGATTAATGTGGGAAATCCGAAAGGCCCCCACAATTCTTTCGACCATTCGTGGCTTTACGACGGCCAACGGTTTTTCGCCAGGTTTCAACAAGTTTACCCTGTTTGGTACTCATGGGTCTATGTAATTGGGGACTCTGAAATTGCCCAACGTTACTCCTGTCAGATTGTGGCCATCTCAGCACAAGAAAAACCAACGGTAAACGAGCAACTTActtttctcttgtttttgaTACAATCCCTTTTGTCCAGCAAACAACTCCAAAGCACTAGGGTCAATGCAAATTTTTCTGATCAATGCCCGGCTCTAttcggaaaagaaaaagaagtcaaaatgaaatatattttcaagccaaattcCCAATTCGTGGCGCACAGTTGTTTCAAATTCGGGAAAAAAGGGTCGAGGGTGCTTTGAATGATAAATATACTTCATAAGAAATGAACTTTTTATGACGTTCCAAGAACGAAATATTGATCAGAGAGATTTTCTTGTAGGCGTCTAAGATATACGTTTTCCCAAGTTTTACCAAGAACATAAAAAGTATGAGAGtattggtgtttttttgtattgggTTaaataacacatttttgagattTGTTCTAACCCTggttttagggccaattgtagtgaccgtggaggcttaaagtgcgtttaaaagcaccttcaagccttcgagaatccaggctagtttgtAAAAATAATAAAGTCTTCCCCACTGTttcctcgggctccttcattgctcgaTTTGCTCCCCTTGAAATATTCTTTGGGGGTATGTTgatgttgatccagtagcaccTTTTAAGTAAGACTCGGACACTTCTCGATTGAAGTTCTTGATcagccttatattcaagggctggcCAGATCCCCCAACTCTATTTCGTCGGTAGATGAGATAATgtaaaaatacaaaaaaagatcTAATGCATAAGTTGTATGTCTTTGAGGTGCTGGACATTCCATTCCTtatagcggtaaggaagtcagtaaaaaggagaaaaaaaaatcacatccAAGAAAGTCTACTCTGAAGTTCAGCAAGTAAACCATTTTCCTTATGTAGAGTAAAGATCACTAATAACTCCCAAAAATGCGTGCATGTTCGAAAATTCGAATAGTTTTGTTCCCCGCAATATCTATATGCCTTTTTTATATGACAATATTTTGACTTTGCAATCATATGCAGTGACTTCAAAACAAGGTGCATCAGATTCGATCTcgtaaaatcaattttaacTGTTGCTTGATTTGACTAATGGAATtgtttatcatttttttataattcAACAATCAATGTTATTCTCATACAAAGTTATGGGTTGTGGAACTGTCAAgtcctttctttcattttccccTTAAAACGACACTTTTTCGAGGTGTAGAAATTTAGATTTATCAAGGAATCTTTGGCTTTTAAGCAATGCTGTATCATTTCTTTTGCCAACGGCCAAAGTTGAAACTGTTCTATCGTGTGTGCATACGATTCAAATGGTCCTTCAAAGACATGCAAGTAAATTCAGGCTTTCACTTCTAGATGAGGCTTCGAACTCGGTATGTTGGACCCATTCATCCGATTGACACgccaaaaaaacaagtcagGACGAAAAGTGCCAACAGCCTCCAATTGTCACACCTAGTGGTGGACGAGTACAAAAACATGGATGTGACAAGTGCAGAGAGGGAAAGCGGATTCAACTCCTTTTTGAGAATCGATTATAGAATTAGAAAAGTGGACCGAAAATATCTGTCTGTATATGAATCGGGTGAAAGTAGCAGGTCATCTGGGGTGTTCAGATTTAATTGAGACGCGAGTTCTTTCATTGATCTCGGCAAGACGAATTTGCATGATCTCTAATAAACGACTGAAGTTGATCCTGAGCTGTGTTTGATTTACGTTGTCATTCACAAGTTTTTCGAAACATCAATACCATGATTGCCATTGCAATCCACTTAGGATATcttaattgaaaaataatggtaGACTATAATCACTAGTGCTGGTAAAAACAGTTAGGAGATTGCATTAAAtatgaccaaatatttcattcaagtctGATCGTAAATGCAGTAAATTGTATTCAAGGAAGATTTGATATTGAAGTGCAAATGTATACCCTTCTCCGGGCGTTTTGCTGACAAAAGTGGCATGGATAGGGCAATCAACTTTCGCCAAGCTATCTTCTGTGAATCTAAGAAAAAAACGTCTTGGAACCACACATCATATGATCCATGGTTTGAATTGTCTGATCGAGCGCTCAACATACACGACAAATAAAGCTCTTGGTACAGGAGTGACACCCTGATACTTTGTCGGCTCCAACAAGCCTACTCTTTATCTGTGATGGGCATTGCTTTTGGACACATAAAGTGTCATAATTCTAGACTAAGGTTCTAAATTCAGGGTCAGGGGTTGACTGACTGTAGGACTGTCTTGATTAAAACCAATTAAAGCAAGATAAGTGAATCGACGTGGCATCCTACTGAGGActtattgacttgtcaaactcaagaatttcgcagtATGATGACTAACGCCTCACAAAACATctaaaagttgtgaaggcgaatgtacgacccatgtacgacccaaaacccaaaacaagtacgagaaataaatcgtcggaggaaggttccgtgagacagattttaaagcaaattttaaagtttgacaagtcaataagAGATGTTCAACAAAAAGTCTGATCAGGTTCACAACCTCATATGTAAGGGAAGATTGATAGCATCTGCGAGCCATCACGGTCCCTCTTATTGGCCACCAAGAGCTCTATCTCCTTCAGCCATCAGAACCACATAAAAGCTAAAGCCTAATGTAACGTAAGGCAAGTCCTAATAGcgctagtcaagtaaacacgtacatggacaactgatggtattccatggagtaaaattaaagacaacatgcccagccaaaccgcactgtgcatgctttggattttgacattttttccattttacatgcttgtctaggcaattagcattgtggtattgagccaatttgatagtgcgttcactgattaacaccaaacatgctcatttcgTAAGATTTTttaacacaactcgctcaaaatccctcattattaaaaattcaaaggacgaatggtgcgagttgacagtgatgtttgtcttagctcTCTCTCCCCAAGAtgaccaaaatcagggtgccggaccacatttttccttaaatttcctttacttgacatcccctattgatTGGTGCGTTGACTAGTACAATGAAATACGGATATAAGAACTtccaaaaatcatgaaaagaaGAATTGTTCCGAATTAACCGAATTCTGCTTTCTCTGGTGGGCTTTGATACAATAGTATGGACATAGTATGATAATCAACGCAAAATGGTTACGATATCCGGACTCTGGATCTTGGGTTGGTTCTTGTGACCAATGTAATTCATAGGGTAAAAAAcggtttcaataaaaatggtgCTAAAATCAAGAGTATTCCAATAACTGCGTAGTTCTTACAAGGAGGTTTATTATCTGTATAAATCCGTAATAGTTTCCCCCTTTCAATAAATGTCCTGGAGGAGAGCTTTGGTTTTTCTGCGTGTTTTGCATTGTTTTTTCATGTACGGTtctaagggatccctcgacttTACAAAATGCTTCCGTCcacaaattgaactttttaaccaaacaaaaaccatGCTTTGAATCCCTGACTCTGTTCAAAGGGTAATGATGGGGCGAGTTTGTTTTAAGTTGGAGTGCAGACTGACCCTAGCAGACATAAAGGCCATGTTGCATTTAGGGAAGGTCCTTGGCAAAGAGATGGACTGCATTGACTAACTCGTCAATCTTTCGCCTCTTATTGGCCAGTTAGGCAGCTCAAACGAAATCGGGGAAGAACCACGCTTTATTGCCATGTAGACTACTTGTGAAACCAGTAGACGACCCATTGTGTTTCCAGGGTCACTAACTATTtataagattttcaaaagcagttcttttttgcggacttcctaaCCAATGTTCGAAATGAAATCCCAAGTTCGCAGTTCGAGATGAAAGAACTAAAAGGTCCACTGGAGGTGGCGGGGTATAAACCCACGTTAACTTGGGAAAAGATTACTTACCTCTTCACAATGCGattagaccgctcggctacactaGCTTATGAAACCAAGGAATGGAACAAATGATTTTGACTCGCCctatgatttgatttgattttgaaagaatttaaGTCAACGGATTAGGAGTTCGAGTCAAAGCTCTATCAAACTTTTTGCACCAAAAACGTCTTGCGTAAATAGTACgttcaaatgaataattgatgCCCTATTCTCATTTGACAGCGACTAATCCGTTTTCATCAATATCCACGATAGTACGACTTCTTCCCGTAATAGGACAAGGAATTGGCAATCCTATTGGAGTTGTCATAAATCCCAAGTTGATCCTCTGTTGGCGTGAATTAATCTCCCCTCATTCAGACATGACAACGAGTATTTCCTGGTGTGATGAAAACGATCGCAAACTTAGGACGTACTTCTAGTTTATATACATGTACTGTCATTTTTAAGCTCGGTACAGAAGtaaaattttgcaataaataattttgatgagGTCTTAACTTGAAGTTGCAGCAGCGCTTCTGAACATGAAACGTTATTAACTCGGATGGTTCGTTTGTATTGAAGAGGCCTCTACTAACTTAGTTCGAGATCGAGCTAGGAGTAGCAAGGAGGAAAACGAATGCTCTGACCGATCAATGCGCTATGGCTTTAGTCTACACCATGACCAGTAATTTTGGGAACAGAGAAATATGCCTATAACATCATATTTACTTAAGGTATTGGACTGAAATTTTGAACAGATCTAGGtctgacatttgaaattcaactTTGGCTCAATAATTTTCACAATGGTCACCGCAATTGGTAATGACTCCGGGTAGATACTAAGGAAAGTGATCGCTTAAAGACTGCATTATCTCCCCCCTAGAATTATGGCCCATGCACCATTGAGAATTGTCTTCAGTTCCCTGATACTTTCACAGTTTCGCAGTTTGAATCACGTGGAATGAGTCCATCCTTGTGGCAGTCTTGATGGAGGCCTTGTTGCTGAATTAACCATTATTTCAGAGGAGATGGTACAGCGTCTTGGTAGGATCTATTCTGTGGCAATAATTACAGATTACGATagttattgacttgaaatttgaacagATATTGGTGAGACATATTCACTTCAACCTTGTTTTGGTtcgctttcaaaattaatgaaGACATGTGATTAAGGTGACCATTGTCAAATCTACTGAAACAAAGTGGAATTGAAAAGGTTTTACcaacatttgttcaaaatttcaatctgGTACCTTGTTTAATTGTTTGactaaaagcatttttctttgctccCATATTTATTGGTCATGTTATATGGTCGGGCTAGATCATATTCTCActaaatcaaaaaatgaagtttttgcTCTTTGGTACTTTACTTTCCCCAATAAATGGTGCTCAGCCAAGGGCTAATACTgccaaaaatatataaatCATATTGATATTGCTTACGCATGGATATATTGATCCTAATTAACGATATGATTTCGAATCAACTCAAAGAGTTTTGGAGTCTTTTAATTATCCTATGTGATTCCAAAATGCTGTAAAAAATTGGGGGAAGAGATAATTTTTCGTGGGTAACGAGCGTAAATTTGATACCTTATTTTATCGAAAATGAGTACATGATACGATCTAAAGATCTGCCCAATTAAACGAACTTGAACAAATCTGGGCCCAAAACCTGGATTGGGGAACTCAGAATTAGTGTCCTGTGATAGCATTTTTATGCTATTGCAGGGCACTACCCCGAATAGACGGTCAAAGTAATGTTGTAATCACTCCATAAGATTCTGGGCCAGTTTTGGCTTTGaacgaaaatatttcaccaaaCCATTTTACAGCTGAACTCATGTATTTGTGAGTAGCTTTAATTGAAACGATTAAAATCTCCTATACCACTAAAATACATCAAAAAAAGGACTCAGAATTGCTCCAACCCAGAGTCTTGAAAACAACTTATCAAACCGATATTGACTACTCACCATTTGTGCTTGAAGGTCAAAGTTGTCATCGTAATTCACTTACTTTTAAATTGAGTGATAATCAGTGGAATTGGTCTTATCTTAATGCTTCGATATGGCTAAAAAGTATTGTCATTCTAATTAATTGGATTTTTCCGCATTGTACTCCTTGtttcaatatcatttaaaTCAACTATGTGTGACCAATTACACTCTTGCCGGGCAAATAACTCGAACTATTGTTCAAGTACTCGTAAAATCTGATGACCTTTTGTAATGCAATCTTAAGTGCTCGCTCTATGAGGAAATTATAGTCCCCATACAGACGGAAGAAAATCACAGTGGAAGTGAACTAGATGGAGTAAAACGTTCACATGCTGACTAACTCGAGCGAAAACAACCAACATTTTGGTTGTTGCTCAATAACGAAACCAGATCATATTTCGTCAATGTTGTTGCAATGTTTCACTGTCAAATAATTCGATGAAATATGAATGTCAAGTATAACATAAACTCTATTAGGCTCGGTGTCATGTTAAAGGACTTTGTTgttctcttctcttcaagAACGTAGCGTAAGCAAATCAGAGAACGAAGACCTCTGAATTACACTCTATTGTTGGCTAGTGAATTGAATACCAAGTCAAGTAACATTACAAGATGATAGGAGTGGCACTAAATGTTTATGGGTGAAATTTCTTCTTTGACAGATATTTCAAGTCACATAAATTGGTCGAAAAGGGGATGGACCGCTTTGTATGTTAGACATGGATCTGTCGCCATTGAAATTTCTCGTAGAGTTAGAATTAAAATTAAACGATTGAAGTGCAAACATGTGTTACTCTTTAGTCTTTTTATTAAATGGCCAttgaaaaggggaaaaaatcatcgacattttttcaaaggttAGTGGTCTAGTGTTATTTTTAATGTAACgaaaataataatttaaaCGATAATGCAAAAAGTATGCCCTGACATATCGGAAAAACAATTGCGATAACACAAAATTTAAAAGTAACAGAAATAAACGACTTTTTGTGACTTGAGGATGAATTTTTTATGTTAAAGAGTAAAAATGAGGCATTTAATAAAATGCAGTTGTAGATGTACACCCCCTTTCAAGAATAAATGACCTGTTTGTAACTCTAACTTATCTTCTAAGAAAAAACTGTTTAGGTGGGAAAGTACACATAAACTCCCAATAATATGTGCTGACGTCATCAGAGAGTTAGGGCTTGAAGGACACAGGCAACGACAAGCACATGGGTCAGAGTTAGAGGGCAGATtcaaaagtgatgttttgagccaaaatgtgatcaaaataacgaaaaagttgaaaaatttgggaaaaaagaaaaactttgcACATATccccaaaaaatattaaattaTTGGGACTGCCACTTGCTTTTTAAGTTTGATTTTAATCGGACATACCTTCATTTCTTATTCCACTCCAAAATTAAAACTATTGGAAGgttaaaaaaacatcttttatgGTTTGACCCTGTTTTACCTTGTTCTTATCAAACCCGGAATACTGAATTGTTAAATCCTCATCAACGCAATATTCACCTTGCATTGATATTACAATAACAACCTAATTTATTGTTATTTCACATTTTCCTTCCTGGTTCAGtggcaaaaatttgcattaaaaacaCACTCATGGAGGCGCTATCCTATTCTTCTGCTGTGTGGAGAGCTTATTTTCTCAACCTTAcaaacttcaatttgaaagaattagccatgtgaggtaaaccaaattcAAGGAAAGAAATAGAGCAACACCCTACCCTGATTTGGGACATTTAGTGGATGAAGAATCTAAACAAACCTCTCAACCAATTCGCACCGAACATATACTGAATTggtcattcatttcaatttgcacCCTTGTTGAAACTATATAGTTGTGGTGACAGAACCTAACCCACCAAAAACGacatttttgagtttcatTGCACAACTTATTTCACAGTTAGTTATAGATTTAATTGAATCATGGTGCTGGTGGACTGTAACGTTTGCCTAGATTATTCCTCCACAAAATATCTAAAATCAGGGCGCCGCAATGCATTAGTGTAagaatttcctttgcttcatATGGGAAATTGATAAAGTTTGCAGAACTTGAAAattatcttgctttttgtttaTATTATTAATGATATTTTAATTTAGAAAGTAATGAGCTCAACTAAAATTCCTTGCAATCGTATAACAGTGCTATGTAGGTGAAAAAGTAGTTTTCCAGTTcaggtcaaaattgaagaaaacagtGCAATGTTTATTTAAGAATGCTGTTGATAAGTGGGTTTAGAAAACTCAATGCGTTGTTGATGAGAGGTATCATTACTTTAGAAGTTTTGTCTTGGGCAAATCGCGTTCAATAGGATACTGAAATGTCAATAAATGTTGCCTGGCGGCAATACAATACTAAATGCAATCTCATTTACCGTCATTTATGAAATCAAgtttaaaataattttcaattaaaaatttCAGGTAAATCAACTGAATCCAAACAAGAGTAACTGATGAAGCTTAGATTGATTGAACCTCTTTGACTTGAGAAGGAATAGAAcgttttcaaagaaagagaTTTTGCATCATTCGATTTTCGCTTTTTTCTCAACAATTTCCTCGTTTGTTACTTTAGATGTCCTCGGACCAATAATGTGGGcactttcaaaaaaggaagtgATTGGTTAGATATTAGGcaatgaaatatcatttctaaGTTGAACCTAAAAGAATTATTGTTCAAGGGTGTGATTGACTTTCAACACTATTGCAAATGTCAAGCCCAAGTTTAGTCAGTTCTTATCCGTTTGAGTTTTAGGTGCGATTTGTGATCAAACCAAGAATGTGTCACTCCCGATTTGGTGTTACCCTCTTATTTCATTCAATCGTTATTGTCGCAGTCTCTGAAGGAGACCAGGCATTCCTAGGCATGGAAGTGGGTCCAATGCAATGGCCCTCACTAATCTCTGGCGAGGCCCAGTGGGTCAAGACGAGGCTGGAATGTGCGGCTACCTGCAACCAAGATCCCAATTGTAATCTTTTTGCTTGGGGAACAGGGCATGAGTGCCTAGTGGGTTCCTCCACCGGGTCTTATTCCTTTCTGCCCCCGCAATCGGACAGCCAAATTCTTTTCATAGACAAAGGTTTCACTTTAGTCTTTGAACCTAAAGACGACCTTCGACAAAGTATACAATTTGACTGGAGTTgatagaatatttttttccatagATTCGATGACTAGCTTTTTGTCCCTATCGAGTGTTCCTGGGACACTTTGGACTGGGTTCATGTTTGAAAGAATCGAGGGTATCTCGTCTCCTGAAATTTGTGCCATTTATTGTGGACTTATTTTTTACCCGCAATGCCAGATATACGTTCAAACGGCCCAAAATTGTTATTTGGGAGACATTTACAGAAACAAAACTCTGTTTAATACCACATTCTCTGAAAGAACAGACATCCACTTAACAGAGTGTAAGACTTggcataaaaaaaatatgcttcaatgagtcaattgAATTCCCCTTTAGTTTTCATAAACAAGACGAATAATGAAGAGAGGGACAcccaaaaatatattattgAAAATACGAATGCGACTGATTGGCATCCGCCAATCTATGATGTGATAACGACTGCTAGCTCCGAACTCGAATGCAGCGCTCATTGTACGTTCGAAAATGATCCACATTGCCACCTTTATATTTTTGACACATCAACAAATAATTGCCTCCTTGGAAACTTTAACAACAATGATTCAGCAACTTCAGAGGGAAGTGGAACTAACAATGTTGGGGTGCAGCCAGGTAAGCAAAATTTTCAACCGTATATTCAAAATCATTGCCTTTATTCCGTACTGGTTTGAATGTACAACTTTCGCATGGCTTTCTGTAATCTGCCCTACTTCCTAGTCTAATATCTAGCTCTCTCTCCTTGATCGTTGTCTAATACATGTTAATAATTTCTACTCACTATtcttttttcgctctgtaCTCTTTCATTCACGTCATGTGGTGTGGGTAGGCATTCAATAAACAGTaacaaatgaaatcatttgaaatgaaaaagatcctGTCAACTCGTTGTATCAACAGTAAGGCTTACAAGAGTAATAAATCGGTCATTCAGTTTACTGGgagttaaagttttcatcgtGATTATTGGCTGATTTAAGTGCAACCTAACTTCAGTTTGGTCAGGCATAATTTCAACTTTGGCACAAGTTCATCTTAAATGAAGAATCGCCGAGGAAGTACGGACAAAAGAATATAGAACGTAGAGACTCCCTCCCAAACAAAAGAAGCCTAAAGGTTCTCTGAGAGATTGTTGTCCAATTTAGGTCGTATGGTTCAACTAAAGCCCCTTCTGTCACTCTGAGTGTGTTGAATCATGGGTTTGAGGCAAAATCCATGGATATAATAAAAAGATATATTGTTCCTAGCTCCATTGGAACGTGTGAAACCACTAAATTCAATCCCAATATTGCACTTGGCACATACCTGCGATAGTTCGTGTGGAGCTccttgacatcttttagatctTGTTTAATCTAACTAAGTCAATTTGtacaaaaacaaagatattCTGTTttagaaacaaagaaaacaaagaactGTACGGCCCAATAATTGATCCTTGGGACACCCCAGAAGTTAGGTTTGCTCAGCCCTCCATCAATTTAGCATTTTTAATGTTATTTTAGCTGCATATGAACGTTTCCGGCAATGCATATGTATGTCGGCTAAGTAATCGAGCAACAATACAGAAAGAAACCGTCAGGACTTGAACCGTTACCAAATAAAAGGgacgcgttaccgttaccgaaactttttagaaaagtaacgcgttaccatTATCGTTACACGTTACTTTTCCAGAGAAAAAAGGGGACCCAAATCTGCGAAAAAATGCTGATGCTATCTTTTAACGTTTAGTtaatatgacgtgaaacaaatgactcgaTCCTGTagttatttatttgatcccatcagtggcaagtaagttattgcatttgagacagaatgtaaaaaaaataggTGGGAAGCCTTATTACATTCATTCTTTCGCTCGTTAAGTAGAGTGGAAAGTAACAGTAACGGGGGGTTAAAACCCGTTCCATAACcgataatttttcaaaaaagtaacgcgttaccggtagcgttactcaagGCTTGGAAACTGTCATACGCTTTAGCCAAACTCTGATTTGGCATATGTCTTGTAAGGTTTAACTCTCAGTTTAAATTCACTTTACCTGGTAGCAAAAGAGAGAGGTTCGAAGTGTTTAGTTGGCTTGAAACAATATGATCATTTCCATGAGGAATGGAATCGAATCATCCCCCCCTGATTTGTTGCTTTAACCTGACTATCAAATACACCAagaaatcatcatttttctttttgagccTCCAGTTTACGATTGCGTATAGATCAAGCTATAGATGTCACATTTTAAGGTTTCTACATGGAGTGGTTCAAGACAATATTCCCAACTAGTGAAGGGGCCAGATCTGAAGATATAAACCAATTCATCTACGTTGGTCTTCATCGTGAGGGTTGGACCAATGAAGTTTGTGGGACCCTTTGCTATTG
This window harbors:
- the LOC131890403 gene encoding uncharacterized protein LOC131890403; its protein translation is MSVELLHSPGFKIDRGNCDPRKKEECKKRHPASCIYRKVECPARKCSDIMFVEDVCKHLEHFHYNSTVFTTIDSARLSCRFPINVGNPKGPHNSFDHSWLYDGQRFFARFQQVYPVWYSWVYVIGDSEIAQRYSCQIVAISAQEKPTMRLRTRYVGPIHPIDTPKKQVRTKSANSLQLSHLVVDEYKNMDVTSAERESGFNSFLRIDYRIRKVDRKYLSVYESGESSRSSGVFRFN